In the genome of Maniola jurtina chromosome 3, ilManJurt1.1, whole genome shotgun sequence, one region contains:
- the LOC123881071 gene encoding E3 ubiquitin-protein ligase RNF185-like, translated as MAETSEAQPSASAPGGDAGGEEEKRDERMLECNICLDTARDAVVSMCGHLFCWPCLHQWLETRPSRQVCPVCKAAISREKVIPLYGRGNTKQEDPRNKVPPRPAGQRTEPESAGGFPGFGFGEGFHMSFGIGAFPFGVFTSTFNFGDPRPSAAPRGTAQYEEEQFLSKIFLWVAILFVLWLIFA; from the exons ATGGCAGAGACGAGTGAGGCACAGCCCAGCGCTTCGGCGCCAGGCGGCGATGCTGGGGGCGAGGAAGAGAAACGGGACGAGCGGATGCTCGAGTGCAACATCTGCCTCGACACGGCTCGCGATGCCGTCGTCAGTATGTGTGGACATCTTTTCTG TTGGCCATGCCTACACCAGTGGCTGGAGACGAGGCCCAGTCGGCAGGTTTGTCCGGTGTGCAAGGCAGCTATCAGCAGGGAGAAGGTCATTCCACTATACGGCAGAGGCAACACTAAACAAGAGGACCCAAGAAATAAG GTGCCCCCGCGGCCGGCCGGGCAGCGCACGGAGCCCGAGAGCGCGGGCGGCTTCCCGGGCTTCGGCTTCGGAGAGGGCTTCCACATGTCCTTCGGCATCGGCGCCTTCCCCTTCGGCGTCTTCACCTCCACCTTCAACTTCGGCGACCCCAGGCCTAGTGCGG CACCCCGCGGCACGGCCCAGTACGAGGAAGAGCAGTTCCTATCCAAGATATTCCTGTGGGTGGCCATCCTCTTCGTGCTGTGGCTCATCTTCGCGTGA
- the LOC123881055 gene encoding pre-mRNA-processing factor 19: MALYCAISNEVPEVPVVSPCSGAVFERRIIEKYIIENGVDPISGKELRIEDLIEIKTPAIVKPKPPSATSIPATLKSMQDEWDALMLHTFTQRQQLQTARQELSHALYQHDAACRVIARLTKEVTAAREALATLKPQAGIVAPQPAHAVESGAGAGGAVPVGMSAEVVSRLQERATALTQERKRRGRTVPEGLVGPDQIRSFLTLASHPGLHSASVPGILALDINPSDHSRLLTGGNDRNATVFNKDTEQVVAILKGHTKKVTRVIYHPDEDTVITASPDHTIRVWNVPTSQTTVLLRSHDGPVTGLSLHPTGDYVLSTSTDQHWAFSDIRTGALLTKVSDASGVSLTTAQFHPDGLIFGTGTENSQVKIWDLKEQSNVANFPGHMGPVTSISFSENGYYLATAAEDACVKLWDLRKLKNFKTIQLEEGYAIKELCFDQSGTYLAIAGTDVRVYLCRQWQELKVFNEHTASATGVRFGKNAQYLASTSMDRTLKLYGIDLE, from the exons ATGGCTCTTTATTGTGCAA TATCTAATGAGGTGCCTGAAGTTCCCGTGGTGTCCCCGTGTTCGGGGGCCGTGTTTGAGAGGCGTATTATTGAGAAATACATAATAGAAAATGGCGTCGACCCTATCAGTGGAAAAGAGTTGAGGATTGAAGaccttattgaaataaaaa CCCCTGCGATTGTGAAGCCCAAGCCCCCCAGTGCCACATCCATCCCGGCCACTCTGAAGAGCATGCAGGATGAGTGGGATGCTCTCATGCTGCACACATTCACTCAGAGGCAGCAGCTGCAGACTGCTAGACAG GAGCTCAGCCATGCGCTGTACCAGCACGACGCGGCGTGTCGCGTGATCGCGCGCCTCACGAAGGAGGTGACGGCGGCCAGGGAGGCCCTCGCCACCCTCAAGCCGCAAGCTGGCATCGTGGCGCCGCAGCCCGCGCATGCG GTGGAGAGCGGCGCAGGCGCAGGGGGCGCGGTCCCCGTGGGCATGTCGGCGGAGGTGGTGTCGCGCCTGCAGGAGCGCGCCACGGCGCTGACGCAGGAGCGCAAGCGCCGCGGCCGCACCGTGCCCGAGGGGCTCGTGGGGCCCGACCAAATACGCTCCTTCCTCACTCTCGCCTCGCATCCC GGCCTCCACTCGGCCAGTGTGCCGGGCATCCTGGCGCTGGACATCAACCCGTCGGACCACAGCCGCCTGCTGACGGGCGGCAACGACCGCAACGCGACCGTGTTCAACAAGGACACGGAGCAGGTGGTGGCCATCCTCAAGGGCCACACCAAGAAGGTCACGCGCGTCATCTACCACCCCGACGAGGACACCGTCATCACCGCCTCGCCCGATCACACCATCCGCGTGTGGAATGTGCCTAC GTCTCAAACCACGGTCCTGCTCCGTTCGCACGACGGTCCGGTGACGGGCCTGTCGCTGCACCCCACGGGCGACTATGTGCTGTCCACCTCCACGGACCAGCACTGGGCCTTCTCAGACATACGCACCGGAGCCCTGCTCACCAAG GTTAGCGATGCATCAGGTGTCAGCCTGACAACTGCCCAATTCCATCCAGACGGTCTGATCTTCGGCACCGGAACCGAGAACTCTCAGGTCAAGATCTGGGACTTGAAGGAACAGAGCAACGTGGCCAACTTCCCTGGACACATGGGCCCCGTCACCTCCATATCTTTCTCAGAAAACGGATATTACTTGGCCACGGCTGCTGAAGATGCATGTGTTAAACTATGGGATCTCCGCAAGCTGAAGAACTTTAAGACCATCCAGTTGGAAGAAGGTTATGCTATTAAGGAGTTATGCTTCGATCAGAGTGGTACATATTTGGCCATCGCTGGTACGGATGTGAGGGTATACTTATGCAGACAATGGCAGGAACTGAAGGTATTCAATGAGCATACAGCGTCAGCCACTGGAGTGAGGTTTGGGAAGAATGCTCAGTATCTGGCTTCTACGAGTATGGATAGGACGCTTAAGTTGTATGGTATTGATTTAGAGtaa